TTTTCTGAAGTAGCGGGCGATGAGGAAGCCGTCCATGTATTTGAACGGTGTCACGCCTGTTGTGTAATGACCGCAAGGAAGCGTCGCTGTATCAAATGGCACATTCCATCGCCTCAGCTCGTCAAAGAACAGATGCGTCAGGTACGGAGGAAACGAAAGGTCATAGCGTGCCCAAATCATCAGGCTTTGACGTGTTGTTCCCTGAAGCCGAGGCACAAATGTCTGCGGACTGATGAGCGACCAATATCGTCGCAACTGCTCAAGGCTGATGTGTTGCTGAAGGCTTTGCCGAACATGTTGAGTGGTCAATCCCTGCCAGACCACATCGGCAAAAAAGCTAGACGCGTGATTAAAAACGCCGACCTGGAACCGCTCATCGTGAGCGAACGTCAAGAACGCAATGCACGAACCGATACTCGTGCCTATCAAGCCGAGCGCGCGATACCCCTGTTGTTGCAGCCAGGTGGCGGCCAGTCGCGTTTCTTGCACGGCCTGGCGACAGGCTTGAATGGTACGACCCAGATTCGGCCCAATCATATAATCGGCGCGTTCCAGATGCGCAGGTCGGCGATGCTCGTGGTAGGGCATCGTCAATCGCAACGCCGCAATGCCGACATAGTTGAGCAATCGGCAGAGTCCAACGTGGCTATCAGATTGCGCGTTCCATTGAGGCAAAACGATCACAGCTCGCCTTGTGGAAGCAGCGGGGAAAAATTGGCCGTAAGCCACATTGTTTTCCGGATACGCTGACTGAATTGGGCTGGGGAAAGTCAATTGGCCGTCACGGTAAATGAAATCGGTCTGGTGGGGTGGTTGATAAAACGCATCGCTGGAAGCGACCGCCTGATCCACGAAGGCCTGTAATACCTGCTCTGGGGCGTCCTGCTGAGCAGACAGTCCGAGATGTTCAAGGCCCCACTCAAACGGCCAGACACGCCGATTCGTATCCCGACGCATGAGCGCGTGTTCCCATGCCGTCATCAATCTCTTCAGCATAGCCACTCTCAAACACGGACGCGCGCGCCGGCCTAGCGCTGAGTCGCAGGCCCCAATCCGCGCTGTGCGCGACGCGCCGACCCGGTGACTCACCTGAAGGGCGCTGATTGTATGAGGTTGACAGAAAAAATCAAGCAAACATCTCGCTCATCGGTGGGACATCTGGCTTGACGCTCCTGCCCACCGTTGGTATGGTTTCCCGCCTATGATGAACGGAAAAATAGGAATTGTCTTTGGCGTCGCCAACAAGCGCAGCATTGCTTGGGCAATTGCGCAAGCGCTCGGTCGCGCCGGCGCCCGTTTGGTGATCACATATCAAAACGAACGGTTCGCCGATAAAGTCAGTGAGTTGGCCAAAGAGCTTGACCAGCCGCTGCTGCTGCCATGCGATGTCACCGAGGATGCCCAACTGGATCACGTCTTCAGCACGGTTGAAGCCCAATGCGGCGGACTGGATTTCCTCGTCCACTCTATCGCCTATGCCCCCCGTGAGGACCTGGAAGGCGATTTCGTGGATACATCGCGAGAGGGCTTCCGCATCGCTCATGACATCAGTGTCTATTCGCTCATTGCGATGAGTCGGCGAGCGGCTCCGTTGATGGAGAAGCGCGGCGGCGGCAGCATCATCACAATGACCTATCTGGGCGGCGAGCGCGCTGTTCCCAACTACAACGTCATGGGCGTCGCCAAAGCCGCATTGGAATCCACGGTTCAGTATCTAGCCCTCTACTTAGGTCCGAAAAATATCCGCGTCAACGCCATCTCCGCTGGACCGATTAAGACGCTGGCAGCATCGGGCGTCTCTGGTTTTTCCCAGATGCTCAATATGGTCGGTCACATGACGCCGCTGAAGCGCAATATCGAGCCAGCCGAAGTCGGCGACACCGCCTTGTTCCTCTGTAGCGATTTATCGCGTGGCATCACAGGTGAAGTCATTCATGTGGACGCTGGCTATCACATCGTTGGCGTGCCCGACCTGGCGCTGTTCAAGAAAAGCGATGAGTGATGGGTTGATCGAGCGATAGAGCCATAGGATGCGCGAGCAGGTGTGTGTGGTCTGCCCCGTCCTTTGTCAAGAGACCTTGGCTGCGTTCGATTTTATTTATGTCCCAACGCATCGTGATATGAGAAAGCTTAGTGCATCGTGACATAGCAAAGTCTCAACGGATCATGAGATGACAAAGCCTCAATGGATCGTGAGATGACAAGCCTATTGCCTGCCAATCTGCGCGTCGGTACGTCAAGCTGGAGCAGCACCGATTGGTATGGCGTATTCTATCCGCCTGAGCTTGCGCCCGGTGAGTTCATCACGTACTACGCTCAACACTTCGACACCGTTGAGATTGATTCCACGTTCTATCGGCAGCCGAGCGACTCACTGGTACAGAACTGGGCGCGTCGTGTGCCCGCAGGATTCACATTTGCTGCCAAAGTGCCACAGGTGATTACTCACGAAAAATACCTGCAGGATTGTCAGGATGAGATCACCCGGTTCGTCACCACGATGTCGGGGCTAGGGCAGAAGTTAGGACCGATGCTGTTGCAGTTTCCTTACCTTGCCAAGAAGAAGGTTGGACAGGAATATCAAACCGGTGATGACTTTCGTGAGCGATTGGGTCGGTTTTTGGCGGCGCTGCCCACCTCAGAGTTTCGATTCGCCGTCGAGGTGCGCAACAGTCATTGGTTGAAGCCTGCGTTGCTTGATGTGTTGCGTGAACATCGAGTCGCGTTGACGCTCTCGTGTTACTACACGATGCCGGCGTTGCCTGAGTTGATGAAACGGATGGATGTGGTGACGGCTGATTTCACATACATCCGCTTCCTTGGCCATCATCAGCACATGAATACGTTGGTTGACAGGCTGATGAAAGAGCAGGGCAAAGAGAAACATTGGAATGAGCTGCTCGAGGATCGAAGCCGCGAGATGGAGTGGTGGATCGGCGCGATTCGTCAATTGGTTCAAAGGGATATTGACGTGTTTGTTTATTTCAATAATCACTACGCCGGCTATGCGCCCGGCTCGATTGAGTTGTTCAAGAAGCTCTGGCTGAAGGCCGTTGATTAAGTGGCTTGGGACGGCCAGCCCAGCGCGTCAAGGCAATGCCTGTGCTTGACACGTCCAGTCTCATTCGTAACAATTTGACCAGCTTATGGCCGAGGATTTGAGACAACGGATCGCACGCTGTGTGTCAAGTACGCATAGCCAAGAGATCACCGGCGTGAGCCACTGCTGATGGAGGAGAGTATGAAACGACTAGCCGTTTTGATTGTCATCATCTGCATGATTGGTATGACGCCCGTTGGACAGGCGGCTCCAAAGCCGCGTCCGTTGGGCACAATTGCCGGCAAGATTATGGATGAGCACGGGCGTGGTCTGAGTCGCGCGGTGGTTCGATTGCTGAGTTCAATGTCTGCCGCTACGACCAATCGCACCATTCACGCTGATGAGCAAGGAAATTTCTATGCACGCAGCATTGTGCCTGGCCCCTACTTGTTGCGTGCCGAAGCCCAAGGATTCGTGTCTCAGGTCAAGGCCGTCGAAGTTCGCCCTGATGTGGTGTTGAGTCTCAAATTCGAGTTGCAGCGGAGCCAGACATTGCTTGATCAACGTGAGGATCGCCATGCCTATCGCTGGGTGGTTCGCGGTGTGCCGCGTCCTGTGCTTCGCTGGCAGCAAGGTGAAGGTTCGGCTGTGACTATGGCAAGCGCGGCCGTCTCCAATTTTGAACGGGCACGGCTGCTGCGTGGCATGGTTCAACTGGTCAGCGGCGCGCCCCTGGGTTCGCCGAGCCTGGCCACGCCGTTTGCTGGAGTGAATCTGGCGTTGGCCGGGCAGGCTGCGCCCAATGTAGAGTTAGTGTTTGTCGGGCAGGTTTCGTCCCACACGGGCGTGCCCAGTCGTATGGAGGTGATTGCCTCCACGTTCGCCACTGATACGCACCAGGTGACGGCTCGGCTCGGATATGCTCGATCAGGCCTCATCGGCAACCGGCTTTCGCCGCGTCAGTTTCAACAGGCCTCGCTGGCGTTGATGGATTCGTGGCAGGTGGCTGGGCCTGTGGCCGTGACCTACGGCGTGGATGTCACGGGCTACTTCAATGGGGCGCCTCAATGGACGGTGTCGCCTCGGCTCGGTGTCGGCTATGCGCTTAATAGCACCACGCGAGTGCGAGCTGAGTATTATCCTGTTTCATCCTATGAAGTCAGCAGGCAGGGCGAGTTCAATTATGAAGGCGGTCAAGTCATTTTCTCTGATCCTTGGCCGCTGGCTTTGGTCGCCGCTCATGGTCAAGCCGAGCGTGCCGAACGGTTCCAGTGCACAATTGAGCGACAACTGGACGACGCTTCACACCTGGAAGGCGCGTTGTTCTTCGACCATTACGCCAATCGCGGCGTCGGCCTGTTAGCCGTGCCTGTCGAAGTTGCCGGCGGACTACAGACGCAATGGCGCTCACTAGCGCAAGACGGTCAGGCACGCGGCGCGCGCGTGGTCTATCAACGTCAACTGACCCCGTATCTGACCGGCATGGTGGGATATTCGTTTGGGCAAGGCCAGCGTTGGACGGGCGAACCGCTCCATGAGGCTCACGAGTTGTTCCAGAATGCGCCGTTTCAGGTCATCTCACTACGGTTGGATGCAACAGTGACGCGGACACGGACGCGCATTTCCTCAATCTATCGTTTGAGCCATTCGGATGCAGCGTTTGCAATTGATCCATTTTATGGTCGGCTGGACGTGCATGAACCGAATCTGAGTGTGGTGGTCACTCAAGAGATTCCTGACCTGGGATTGTTGCCGGGTCGCTGGCAGGCCAGTGTGGATGCCCGTAATCTGCTGGATCAGCAAGAAGGCGCGGCAAGCGAAGGCAAGACGTTGCTAACGCAAGCGTCGCGCAGCATTCGTGGCAGTCTATCCGTGCGATTTTAACGTTCATCAGTGAGGGCTTCACGGACGTCGTCATGAAGATCGCCCCAGGACTGAATAGAGCCGATCTACGAACCGCGTTGTTGCTGTGTCTGACCTGCGTGTTGGTGGTGATCGCCATCTTGAATCTGCGCGCGTGGATTGGGCAGCCACAGGTGGCCTGGGATGGCGTCACCTGGGAAGATGCAACGCGGGGCGTCGTGGCGCGCGCCGTTGAGCTGGGCAGTCCGGCGGAGCGAGCCGGCGTCCGGCGTGGCGACCGACTGACGGGCGTGAGCCTGGATGGCGGCTACCAATTTGAGCCGATCGCTCACGCTTCTGATGTGCAGATTTATCTGGAGGCAATTGGTGTTCATAATAAAATTTCCTACCTAATCGAGCGAACCAATCTGGCTGGCTCGGTCTCGCGGTATGCCGCCGACATTGATCAACTATCAGCCAAGCCGGTCCGATTGTGGCCCTACGGGTATTTCGTGATCGTAGGACTGGCCTATTTGATCATCGGGTTATACGTCTTGCTGCGTCAGCGACAAGCCCGTCATACGCTCCACTTTTATGCGGTCTGCTTGACCGCGTTCGTGGTTTATGCGTTTCACAATACCGAACGATTTGACCGGCTCGATTGGGTCGTCTTTTATGCTGATAACATCGCGCTGATCCTGCTGGGGCCACTGTTTCTGCATTTCTGCGCTGTTTTTCCTGAAAAGCGAAAAATTTTGCAACGCCATGGTTGGGCTGCGTCGCTGATTTATGTGCCGGCCGGTGGGTTGTTGCTCGGTGAGCTGAGCCTTCCATTTTTAACCGATCAATTAGGCGAGCAGGCCCGCATGGTTCGTGTTCAACTGGATTTCCTCACGAGCAATGTTCAGTTCATTGCCTGCTTTGTCGGTGGCGCGGCATTGCTGTTGCAGAGCTTCATGACGGCGACGACGCCGCTGTTGAAACAACAACTCAAATGGGTTGTCTGGGGCATGCTCGGCGGCGTGCCGTTCACTTTGTACCTATTGTTCGTTCAGTGGATTCCCACGTTCTTGAAGCCGAGTTTGGAGGCTGTAGCCCTGATTCCTCTGATTTTCATCCCGTTGTCGTTCAGCTATTCCATCGTGCGTTACCGATTGATGGACGTTGATGTGATCATGCGGCGCAGTCTGGTGCATCTGACCACCACATTGGTCATGGCCGGTCTGTTTGTGCTGTTGTTGCTGTCGGCGCGCGATTTTGTGGCAACAGCCTCCGATGTCGTCATCGTGTTGATGGTGATTGGCGCTGTCGTTCTGGCCATGCTGTTTGCCCCGCTGAAAAGTTATTTGCAAGAGCGCATTGATCGGTTCGTCTACGGCGAACGCTATAGCGCGCGCGCCGGCGTGCGCGAATTCGCGCAAATGCTCTCGACGATGACGACCTTGGAGCCGATGTTGCACTCGGTCAGCGAACGCTTGCAGAACATGTTGTTCGTTGAGGAGATCGCTTTGTTCATCCGCGACGCGCACGAGCCATCTGGATTTCAGCTTGCGCATCGGCGGCATCTGCGTGGTCCGGTGAAGCTGTCGGCTGCCTTCTTTGATCAGTTGCGGCAGAGTGAGCCGCCGTCGGGCATCCTCTGCCTGGATGAATCGGCCACTGAAATAAGCGAACATGAACAGTTGAACGGCCTTCGTTATTTTGTCCCATGTCGCGCTCACGATCGGTTGATCGCCGTGATCGGGTTGGGTCGAACCAAAGACGGAGATTTGTTAACATCAGAAGACCTCGATTTGCTGGCGGCGATTGCCCCCTATGTCGCCGTCGCCGTGGAAAACAGCTTGCTCTACCGTGAGCAGGCGCAACGCGCTGAAGAATTGGCTCACCTGAAAGATTTCAACGAGAGTATTGTTGAATCTATCAATGTGGGTATTCTGGCTGTTGATCCGGACGGCACCATCACGACGTGGAATTCGGCGATGGAAGAGCTGCTGGGCATCAACCGCATGGAAGCGATCGGGCGACGGATTCATCGCGTGTTTGATCCTGAATTGATTCGCGCGTT
This genomic interval from Blastocatellia bacterium contains the following:
- a CDS encoding abhydrolase domain-containing 18, with product MLKRLMTAWEHALMRRDTNRRVWPFEWGLEHLGLSAQQDAPEQVLQAFVDQAVASSDAFYQPPHQTDFIYRDGQLTFPSPIQSAYPENNVAYGQFFPAASTRRAVIVLPQWNAQSDSHVGLCRLLNYVGIAALRLTMPYHEHRRPAHLERADYMIGPNLGRTIQACRQAVQETRLAATWLQQQGYRALGLIGTSIGSCIAFLTFAHDERFQVGVFNHASSFFADVVWQGLTTQHVRQSLQQHISLEQLRRYWSLISPQTFVPRLQGTTRQSLMIWARYDLSFPPYLTHLFFDELRRWNVPFDTATLPCGHYTTGVTPFKYMDGFLIARYFRKHLR
- a CDS encoding enoyl-ACP reductase: MMNGKIGIVFGVANKRSIAWAIAQALGRAGARLVITYQNERFADKVSELAKELDQPLLLPCDVTEDAQLDHVFSTVEAQCGGLDFLVHSIAYAPREDLEGDFVDTSREGFRIAHDISVYSLIAMSRRAAPLMEKRGGGSIITMTYLGGERAVPNYNVMGVAKAALESTVQYLALYLGPKNIRVNAISAGPIKTLAASGVSGFSQMLNMVGHMTPLKRNIEPAEVGDTALFLCSDLSRGITGEVIHVDAGYHIVGVPDLALFKKSDE
- a CDS encoding DUF72 domain-containing protein; the encoded protein is MTSLLPANLRVGTSSWSSTDWYGVFYPPELAPGEFITYYAQHFDTVEIDSTFYRQPSDSLVQNWARRVPAGFTFAAKVPQVITHEKYLQDCQDEITRFVTTMSGLGQKLGPMLLQFPYLAKKKVGQEYQTGDDFRERLGRFLAALPTSEFRFAVEVRNSHWLKPALLDVLREHRVALTLSCYYTMPALPELMKRMDVVTADFTYIRFLGHHQHMNTLVDRLMKEQGKEKHWNELLEDRSREMEWWIGAIRQLVQRDIDVFVYFNNHYAGYAPGSIELFKKLWLKAVD
- a CDS encoding TonB-dependent receptor, which translates into the protein MKRLAVLIVIICMIGMTPVGQAAPKPRPLGTIAGKIMDEHGRGLSRAVVRLLSSMSAATTNRTIHADEQGNFYARSIVPGPYLLRAEAQGFVSQVKAVEVRPDVVLSLKFELQRSQTLLDQREDRHAYRWVVRGVPRPVLRWQQGEGSAVTMASAAVSNFERARLLRGMVQLVSGAPLGSPSLATPFAGVNLALAGQAAPNVELVFVGQVSSHTGVPSRMEVIASTFATDTHQVTARLGYARSGLIGNRLSPRQFQQASLALMDSWQVAGPVAVTYGVDVTGYFNGAPQWTVSPRLGVGYALNSTTRVRAEYYPVSSYEVSRQGEFNYEGGQVIFSDPWPLALVAAHGQAERAERFQCTIERQLDDASHLEGALFFDHYANRGVGLLAVPVEVAGGLQTQWRSLAQDGQARGARVVYQRQLTPYLTGMVGYSFGQGQRWTGEPLHEAHELFQNAPFQVISLRLDATVTRTRTRISSIYRLSHSDAAFAIDPFYGRLDVHEPNLSVVVTQEIPDLGLLPGRWQASVDARNLLDQQEGAASEGKTLLTQASRSIRGSLSVRF
- a CDS encoding ATP-binding protein yields the protein MKIAPGLNRADLRTALLLCLTCVLVVIAILNLRAWIGQPQVAWDGVTWEDATRGVVARAVELGSPAERAGVRRGDRLTGVSLDGGYQFEPIAHASDVQIYLEAIGVHNKISYLIERTNLAGSVSRYAADIDQLSAKPVRLWPYGYFVIVGLAYLIIGLYVLLRQRQARHTLHFYAVCLTAFVVYAFHNTERFDRLDWVVFYADNIALILLGPLFLHFCAVFPEKRKILQRHGWAASLIYVPAGGLLLGELSLPFLTDQLGEQARMVRVQLDFLTSNVQFIACFVGGAALLLQSFMTATTPLLKQQLKWVVWGMLGGVPFTLYLLFVQWIPTFLKPSLEAVALIPLIFIPLSFSYSIVRYRLMDVDVIMRRSLVHLTTTLVMAGLFVLLLLSARDFVATASDVVIVLMVIGAVVLAMLFAPLKSYLQERIDRFVYGERYSARAGVREFAQMLSTMTTLEPMLHSVSERLQNMLFVEEIALFIRDAHEPSGFQLAHRRHLRGPVKLSAAFFDQLRQSEPPSGILCLDESATEISEHEQLNGLRYFVPCRAHDRLIAVIGLGRTKDGDLLTSEDLDLLAAIAPYVAVAVENSLLYREQAQRAEELAHLKDFNESIVESINVGILAVDPDGTITTWNSAMEELLGINRMEAIGRRIHRVFDPELIRALRGVIGGSRWAVPDARHLYQFRTQGHNGRELCLNLSIAPFKTKQGERVGSLIVVEDISQRQRLEQQLQQSEKLSSIGLLAAGVAHEVNTPLTGISSYTQMLLKQLPPTDPRFKLLVKIEEQARRASNIVTNLLNFSRTGATEFVPLDLNRVVEDTLQLVEPQLRGKAIRLVKQLSDQLEPVMGNATKLQQVLMNLLLNARDAMPDGGVLTIKTRLDAGMVLVEVADTGVGIAQEHIRRIYDPFFTTKGIGQGTGLGLALSYGIIQEHGGRIDVESQVGQGTQFTIYLPTYQPQMNRRRTELRLVSGD